GGGTCTCCAGCAGGACCAACGGGCCCGCCAGTGCCAGGCCGCTGCATCGGCCCATGGGCAGCGCCTGGACGGAGACGTTCCGCAATTCGGCTGCTTCGAGCACTCGTAGGAGCTGTCGCTTCATCGACTCGCCGCCGCCCACCATGCTGCGCAACGCCGCCTCGTGCAGCACAAAGCTGAACATGGTGCTCGACCTGCGCGACAGTGCCTCCTGCCGCCGCAGCCTGGCCCCCACCCGCTCTTCGACCGTCTCGTCGTCCAGCGGCGGGCAGCTCTCGCTGATCAGCGCCCGGGCGTACTCCTCGGTCTGAAGCAGCCCGGGGATCAGCAGGGGCTCGTACCAGTGGAGTGCGATCGCTTCGGCCTCGATCGCCATGTACTCCTGCGAGCGCGCCGGAAACGGCTCCGGCTTCAGGAACTCCAGCGCCGCCAGCAGCTTCCCCTGCGCCCCGCACATCTGGTCCGCCACCTGGAGCAGCCTGGCGCTCGGCTTGCGGCGCCCCTGCTCCATCGACTTCACCGTCTCGTACTCGTAGTTGGCCTCCTTGCCGAGCTCCTCGCGGCTGACGCCCGCCTCCGTGCGCCACAGTTTGATCTGGTTGCCGCAGTACCGCCAGGTCTCCGTCATGGTTGTTCGCCCTCCCCGTCCCAGGTGTACGCGTCGGGTACAACCACCGTGCGTACTCATGTCGTTACTTCATCAGGCCGGGGCGGCACCAGCAGCGTATGAGCCATGAATCAGCACATCGAGTGGCGGCTGCCCCGCAGCCCGCGCAGCGCGGGCCGGGCCCGCGCGTTCCTGGCCGAGCAGTCGCGGGAGTGGAAGCTCCCCGACGAGGTGGCGGAGACGGCCGTGCTGCTGCTCAGTGAGCTGGTGACGAACGCCTGCCGGCACGCCCGCGTCCCGCCCGGCCGCCAGGTGCGGGCGCGGTGCGTGCTGGGGAGCGACGGTGTGCTGAGGGTCGAGGTGTCGGACGCGAGCGAGGTGCTGCCGTGCCCGCGTACCGCCGGACCCGGCGACGAGGCGGGACGCGGACTCGCGCTGGTCGCGGCGCTCGCGGACGCATGGGGCGCGCACCCGCGGGAGTGCGGCGTCGGGAAGACGGTGTGGTTCGAGATCGGCGACGGCGTGCGGGGCCGTCCCGGGTGTGCTGATCTGGAGGGAGCGGACGACGCGCGTCACGACCCGGGCCCGCCGGAAGGCGGGCCCCGGCCCGCCGCCACGGTTCCCGCGACCGTGGAGGGCGGGCCGTGACAAGGAGGAGCCATGTCCGACCCGGCGAAGCCGTCCCGGCATCTGAGCGGTATGCGAGACGAGCGGTACGGCGAGGTCGTGCTGATCTCACCGGACGGGAACGGCGGCCTCAAGGGAGCCGTCTACACCACCTACGGCCTCAACGACTGCCCGCCCGACAAGTGGAACGCACTGGACGCGGGCGCCCTGGCGGCGCGGTTCGGCGTCCCCGTCGTCTTCCTCAACGGGCCCCGGTTCTGGACGATCGACGAGGTCACCACGTACAACTGGGGCGGCGTCGAGCAGTTCGACGGCCTGGAGGCCCGCTGGGCCGCCGATGTCCGCATCCCGCCGGACGTCGACTTCTCCGCCGGGGCCGGCGGGAAGCACTATGTGCCCACCACCGTGGACCGGGACACCGAGTACGTGCTGAAGGCCGGCAGGCCGGTGTACACCCTGGAGGACCCCGATGGCCGGACGTTCGTGCTCCAGGCGTACTCCCACACCGTGGACCCCGGCCTGACGTCGGACTCGCTGGCCTCCCTCGGCGACCGGCTGCGGCTGCCGGAGGGCTGGCGGTTCCGCACGCACACCCCGGACGAGGACCTGCACGTCAGGACGGCGGACAACAAGGCGACCGTCGTACAGGACGAGCTGGAGAACACGTACATGCTCCACGCCCGCTGAGCCGACCCGGACCCGGACCCGCACCCGGACCCGGCCCCGGGATCGGCCCCGGCCGTATGGCTCGTGTGCGGTCCTGCGAGCGGTGCGCCGGGCGCGCCGGGAGGGCGCTGTAGGCTCGGCAGTCCTTGTGACCCGGCTGCGTGCCCCGGCTGCGATCCGGCGCCGGCCGGCCGGCCTGGTGGGGACGGAACTGCTGCTCATGTGGATGCGGAGAGCGA
The Streptomyces tirandamycinicus DNA segment above includes these coding regions:
- a CDS encoding helix-turn-helix domain-containing protein, with protein sequence MTETWRYCGNQIKLWRTEAGVSREELGKEANYEYETVKSMEQGRRKPSARLLQVADQMCGAQGKLLAALEFLKPEPFPARSQEYMAIEAEAIALHWYEPLLIPGLLQTEEYARALISESCPPLDDETVEERVGARLRRQEALSRRSSTMFSFVLHEAALRSMVGGGESMKRQLLRVLEAAELRNVSVQALPMGRCSGLALAGPLVLLETPDHEHYAFAEGQTTSALYAEHAKISELTQRHDMIRRHALCIEDSAEFIRKVADEL
- a CDS encoding ATP-binding protein, producing MNQHIEWRLPRSPRSAGRARAFLAEQSREWKLPDEVAETAVLLLSELVTNACRHARVPPGRQVRARCVLGSDGVLRVEVSDASEVLPCPRTAGPGDEAGRGLALVAALADAWGAHPRECGVGKTVWFEIGDGVRGRPGCADLEGADDARHDPGPPEGGPRPAATVPATVEGGP